Below is a genomic region from Xylanibacillus composti.
CGCTGCATCGATGGGCAGATCGTCAGCCAGTTTCAAAGCCTGGTTCAATTTAATGGTGAGCTGCCGGACAAAATCACGGAGATTACCGGCCTGACCGCTGCTGATCTGGCGCAAGGCATGCCAGAGGACTTGGCCTTCAAGATTCTGCGGAACATGGCTCAGGACAGTATTCTTGTCGCACACAACGCGGCTTTTGACCTTGCGTTTCTGCACTATTGGATGCAGCGCACCGGCGGCCGCACGTTCAGCAATGATTTTATCGATACAATGACCATTTCGCGGGAGCGCCATGAGTATCCGCATAAGTTGATTGATATGACCGCACGCTACGGCATCAAGCTTACTGGTGCTCATCGCGCCCTCAACGATGTGATCGGATGCTGGGAACTGCTTAAGGCTATGCATGCCGAAGAGCCAATTGATGATTGGGTCAATCGCTTGGGTTACCTGAGTAAATATGGCCCCCCGCAGTGGGCGCCGAAGCATGCCAAACTCTTTGGGACAAGCAATCGATATGCCAGTTGAGCAGATGGAGTTGTTCGCCCAGGAGCCTGCTGCAGACGCTCCTAAACCGCTCAACGGCATGTACTACGAGCAGAGCAGCCGGAAGTTTGTGTCATTCGTACTCGGCCGGCGGTATTGGGAGCGGTTGGCCAGCCTCTGCAGGCCGCCAATGTATTCAAAGGAATGGCAGGAGAAAATCAAGAGGGAAAGGGCGATACCATGAAAAACGGCAAACGGCCGACACGGCGGCAAAAGTTCATGATAATAGACGCAGGATTGTCGCCGAAAGTATGGTTGGTAGAGAAGGCGCTGCCTGGTGAACTGCACCTGATTCATCGGTATACGTCCATTCGTAAGATCATTTCGGTATAGGGGGATCGGCGGGTGGCGAATCCACAACCAGATAAATTTACTCGGATTTCAAACGAACTTTATGAAGCCATCATGCAGACGGACTTTTCCAAGCGGCAGCGGAACATCCTCGATCTTGTGTTGCGCATGAGCTACGGATGTAGGAAAAAATTCGCCATCCTTCGACCCTCTGATTTTGAGCTTGCGGGTGTAGGTCGGAACCATGTTAAACAGGAATTGCAGTATCTATCATCTGCGAAAGTATTGGT
It encodes:
- a CDS encoding 3'-5' exonuclease, which encodes MIDDITVFDFETTGIDPKQDRIVEVAAIRCIDGQIVSQFQSLVQFNGELPDKITEITGLTAADLAQGMPEDLAFKILRNMAQDSILVAHNAAFDLAFLHYWMQRTGGRTFSNDFIDTMTISRERHEYPHKLIDMTARYGIKLTGAHRALNDVIGCWELLKAMHAEEPIDDWVNRLGYLSKYGPPQWAPKHAKLFGTSNRYAS
- a CDS encoding DUF6906 family protein; the protein is MKNGKRPTRRQKFMIIDAGLSPKVWLVEKALPGELHLIHRYTSIRKIISV